One stretch of Miscanthus floridulus cultivar M001 chromosome 18, ASM1932011v1, whole genome shotgun sequence DNA includes these proteins:
- the LOC136523192 gene encoding 26S rRNA (cytosine-C(5))-methyltransferase NOP2B-like, whose amino-acid sequence MSPSPSPDILKEEEHEEMEQEEQHEEQEDYGKGPERDDDSNGEGDEDDDEDDKDDEEEDDEDEQGAHPIDLKKCPTKVYEWKNTRRFQEACHLNHYNGEMTSPSLYSLTKLQYKLF is encoded by the coding sequence ATGTCTCCATCTCCTTCTCCTGACATTCTCAAGGAGGAGGAACACGAAGAGATGGAGCAGGAGGAACAGCATGAAGAGCAGGAGGATTATGGCAAGGGGCCAGAAAGAGATGATGATAGCAATGGGGAaggtgatgaggatgatgatgaggatgacaaagatgatgaggaggaggatgatgaggatgagcAGGGAGCTCATCCAATTGATTTGAAGAAGTGCCCAACAAAGGTTTATGAGTGGAAGAACACAAGGAGGTTTCAGGAGGCTTGCCACTTGAACCACTACAATGGAGAAATGACATCTCCTTCCCTCTACTCCCTTACCAAGCTCCAATACAAGCTGTTCTAG